The Dehalococcoidales bacterium genome includes the window CCAACTCAGGCTATGACCGCTTCTATTGCAGCAACGATGTCTTTGGGTTGAGGCAGCACGTACTGTTCCATGTAGGCCCCGGGAATCGGCAAGTTGGCCGCAGCAACCCTCTGGATAGGAGCATCCAGGGAATCGAAGGCGTTCTCCATGATTTGCATGCCAATCTCTGCACCAACCCCGCATCGCCTCGTGTCCTCGTCAACAATGACGACACGCCCCGTCTTCCTTGCCGATGCAGCAATCGTATCGATATCCAGAGGCTCCAGTGTCCTCGGGTCTACCACCTCGATACTGACCTTGTCCTTCATCTCTTCAGCCACCTGGAGGGCTAGCTGCACCATGTATGAGGTCGCCACCACGGTTACATCCGTGCCCTTACGCTTGATATCGGCCACCCCGAACGGTATCGTGTACTCCTCTTCCGGTATCTCGCCCTGGAGACCGAGCAGCCGCTTGTGATAGAAGAAGACCACCGGATTATCGTCCCTGATGGCCGTCTTGAGCAGTCCCTTGGCAGAGTACGGGTCCGAGGGCACAACCAGCTTTAGCCCCGGTTTGTGCATTATAAAGGACTCGGGGCATTGCGAATGCTCCGGACCAAGCCGGACATACCCCCCGATGCTGGCAAACAGCACTACGGGCAGGTTGACTTTGCCGCCATGGATAAAGTGCCAGTTGGCTATATTGTTCACGATTTCATTGGCCGCAACGAACATGAAGTCAGCAAACATAAAGTCGGCAACCGGACGATAGCCGGCAGTTGCCGCGCCAAGAGCGGCCCCGGCAACTGCCGTCTCACTCAACGGAGTGTCCATGACACGCTCAGGACCATACTTTTCTATCAGCCCCCGGCTTGCCCCGAAGACCCCGGATTGAACATCTTCGCCAATGATGAAGACCTTCTCGTCTCGTTCCATTTCCTCGTTGAGGGCTTCATTCAGTGCCATCATAAATACAGTCTGTTTCATTCCAATATCTCCTCACAGAGTAGTCGTTAAAAGACTTTACTCTACATACAGGGCATTCTCGAGTGCTTCAGGGCCTGGTACCTTGCCTTCCGTAGCGAACTTATCAGCGTCCGCCACCCATTCGTCAGCCTCTTTCTCTATTCGCTCATTTTCAGCCGCCGTGAGAATATTCTGCTCCAATAGCTTCTCACGGAAGAGCTTTATCGGGTCCCGCTTCTTCCAGGCCTCAATCTCCTCCGCGGGTCGCGGGTCAACGTGGGAAATATCGTTTGACCCCTCTGAGTGACTCCGGTAACGATAGGTCTTGCACTCAATCAGTGAAGGACCTTCTCCCGCTCTGGCTCTTTCCACTGCGGCCTGTACTGCCTCGTGGACGGCAATAACATCCTGCCCGTCAACGACCACCCCGGGCATGTTGTAGCCAGCGGCCAGGTCTGCAATATCCTCCCGGGCATAGGCATCTTTAAGGGGCATAAACTGGGCGTAGAGATTGTTTTCACAGAGCCAGACAACGGGTAGCTTCCATACCGCAGCCACGTTCATCGCTTCGTGGAGCGTCCCCCGGTTGGAACTGCCGTCACCAAAGCAGCATAGTGTGACCTGACCCCGGCCGTTCTTCTTGCAGGCCAGTCCCCAGCCAACAGATACCGGGAACTGAGAACCGATAGTACCGGCACTTCCGAAAATACCATGCTTAATGTCAACGCCGTGGAAGCCAGCGATGCCCCCGGCCATACCGTTGGCCTTTCCGTAGTGCTCAGCGAGGTATTCCTTCAGGGAAGCACCTTTTGCCAGCATGTAGGCAATACCGTGCCCGCGATGGTGAGGGTAGACGAAGTCATCATCCCTCAGAAAACTGCAGGCGCCTACCCCGACCGCCTCCGAGCCCTGCCCGCTGTGGAAGAATCCGACCACTTTGCCTTCCATGAGACTCTTGACCACGAGTTCATCCATTTTGCGGGCGCGCACCAGGTTGGTGTACATCTGTATCAGTTGTTCCTTTTCCAGTGCCATGTTTCCTCCTTTCTACTTTTATCAGTAGTTACTTCCTGGCGACTTCCCCATTTCGGGAAAGCCCGTTCACAAAAACCGTTAGTTCCCCATTGCCTTCCAGAGTAGCTCAGAAATATCCAGAACGTTGAGCTTTATTTTGGCAGATGTTCTGGCCATATTCAGTGCCCGGATACAGGAAGGGCAGGCTGTAACCACGGTATCTGCCCCCGTGAGCAGCACCTCATCAATCTTCTTTCGGGCAATATCCTGTGCTAATTCCTGGTTTGAGGCCAGAAGGTCCCCACCCGAGCCACAGCAACTGCAGTACTCGCGGTTGTCCGCCAGTTCGACCAGTTCCGCTCCGGGGATTCGGTCGATGATGAAGCGCGGTTCGTCAAAAATGCCGCTGTTTCTGCCCAGATCGCAGGGGTCATGGTATGTCATTTTACCCTCAAACCCCGGTATTTCTACCCTGCCTTCTTCAATCAAACGGGCAAGCAGTTCAACTTCGTGAAGCACCTCAAAGGTGTGTTCCTTTCCTATGACCTCCTTGTACTCCTCCTTCCAGACACGATAGCATCCAGGGCAGGTCATGACCACGGTCTTTGCCCCCATCTCCTTGACACGTTCGATATTGTGCCTGATGCACCTGGCAGCGCCCTTAGTGTCGCCGGCAGCCATCAGGGGGAACCCGCAGCACCACTCCTCACCCCCGACGATACCGAAGTCTATTCCGGCCGTCTCCATTATCTGTGAGAAAGACCGGGCGGCCGGCTGCGCCATCGGAAAGAATGATGCCACGCATCCCACAAAATAGACCACCTCGGCTGTTTTTTTCTCCCTGATGTCGTAAGGCAGTTTCAGCCGGTTCACCCAGTTGGCACGCTGCTCATTGGGCTTACCAGCCATATTGTGCGTTTCGCCAATGGTCGTTGTCAACCCATTGAGACTCTCAGGCGCAAGACCATTCTCCACCAGGTATTCCCTGACGCCCTGCCACATCGGCCGCGATTTTATACCGACGCTGCAATCGACTCCACATCTCCCACAGAGGGTACACTGGAAGACGCGCTCCAGATACTCGGGTGCCAGCTTCTGCTCTGCCGGTTGCTCAAGAAAGAGTTCTTTTGTCATCAGGATTCTGCCGCGCGGTGTGGATGACAGCCACCCCTGCGCTGTGGGGCAGACACTCATGCAGTAGCCACACTGAACACAGGCTTCGATTTCACGTACAAACCCCTCTGCCTTGACCTCGTTTCTAACCGCTGGTATTAGCCTGTCTACCTTTGAGGCAACACCCGTAGCCAGTCGATACACCACCGGTTGGAACAGCACCGGTGGTT containing:
- a CDS encoding alpha-ketoacid dehydrogenase subunit beta, translating into MKQTVFMMALNEALNEEMERDEKVFIIGEDVQSGVFGASRGLIEKYGPERVMDTPLSETAVAGAALGAATAGYRPVADFMFADFMFVAANEIVNNIANWHFIHGGKVNLPVVLFASIGGYVRLGPEHSQCPESFIMHKPGLKLVVPSDPYSAKGLLKTAIRDDNPVVFFYHKRLLGLQGEIPEEEYTIPFGVADIKRKGTDVTVVATSYMVQLALQVAEEMKDKVSIEVVDPRTLEPLDIDTIAASARKTGRVVIVDEDTRRCGVGAEIGMQIMENAFDSLDAPIQRVAAANLPIPGAYMEQYVLPQPKDIVAAIEAVIA
- a CDS encoding thiamine pyrophosphate-dependent dehydrogenase E1 component subunit alpha encodes the protein MALEKEQLIQMYTNLVRARKMDELVVKSLMEGKVVGFFHSGQGSEAVGVGACSFLRDDDFVYPHHRGHGIAYMLAKGASLKEYLAEHYGKANGMAGGIAGFHGVDIKHGIFGSAGTIGSQFPVSVGWGLACKKNGRGQVTLCCFGDGSSNRGTLHEAMNVAAVWKLPVVWLCENNLYAQFMPLKDAYAREDIADLAAGYNMPGVVVDGQDVIAVHEAVQAAVERARAGEGPSLIECKTYRYRSHSEGSNDISHVDPRPAEEIEAWKKRDPIKLFREKLLEQNILTAAENERIEKEADEWVADADKFATEGKVPGPEALENALYVE
- a CDS encoding (Fe-S)-binding protein, with amino-acid sequence VLSPLANVPQRPYNIEFQDHRYLSLLQAAGYPVTDFGEGSGVLLVSFDGEKSEVEQGTGEFETLYHDHHGGEIAGAEHEWQERFNMLRVKRAVPSVVPSSAYLPLERVTEFYSGLEKLNKRPIGLLGYVVSEKQCSLMPLIVTDETKPLEYLFAMQTPSTVSNLAIGLGGKPGGGLGVWNAAYRGLLGEARLDEINRTRAQNDPKSIMNPGMWPEPPVLFQPVVYRLATGVASKVDRLIPAVRNEVKAEGFVREIEACVQCGYCMSVCPTAQGWLSSTPRGRILMTKELFLEQPAEQKLAPEYLERVFQCTLCGRCGVDCSVGIKSRPMWQGVREYLVENGLAPESLNGLTTTIGETHNMAGKPNEQRANWVNRLKLPYDIREKKTAEVVYFVGCVASFFPMAQPAARSFSQIMETAGIDFGIVGGEEWCCGFPLMAAGDTKGAARCIRHNIERVKEMGAKTVVMTCPGCYRVWKEEYKEVIGKEHTFEVLHEVELLARLIEEGRVEIPGFEGKMTYHDPCDLGRNSGIFDEPRFIIDRIPGAELVELADNREYCSCCGSGGDLLASNQELAQDIARKKIDEVLLTGADTVVTACPSCIRALNMARTSAKIKLNVLDISELLWKAMGN